GATCTGGGCTTCTTAATTCGATCCTTGTGGACTGACCTTTTTTAGCCGGCACACGAATTAAAGGACTACGGTTCCGGGAAGACCAGGCTATATATACCGGCGCCTCGTAACCTGAAATTAGTCTCTTGTATGAATTCACAGTCGGGTTTGTGATTGCGGTGAGAGCCTGTACATGGTTCATCAACCCGCCAATGTAATAAAGACATGTTTCACTCAAATGGAGGGGCGCATCGGATTCGTAAAAAACGTTGACCCCGTCCTTCATTAGAGACTGGTTCAGGTGCATACCCGAACCGGGAAGACCTATAATTGGTTTGGGCATGAAAGTTGCGTGCAGACCGTGTCGCTGCGCAATCGTACGCACGACAAACCTGAACGTCTCTACCCTGTCGGCAGTCTCTAAAGCATCGGCGTATTTAAAATCAATTTCATGCTGGCCCGGCCCGACTTCGTGATGCGAAGCCTCAACTTCATAACCCAGTTCCTCCAGCGTCAAGACCATATCCCGCCGGGCGTCTTCTCCAAGATCAACAGGAGTTAAATCAAAATAACCCGCCTTGTCATGGGTGATTGTTGTCGGTTGGCCGTTGCTGTCCACATGAAACAGATAAAACTCAGCCTCGGGCCCGACCATCATTGTATACCCCATTTCCTTCGCTTCCTGACTGACCTTCTTCAGTATAAAGCGGGGGTCTCCAATAAAAGGTTCTTCATCCGAGGTATAAATATCACAGATTAGACGCGCTACTGCTCCCTCCCGGGGTCTCCATGGAAAAACAACAAACGTGGAAGGATCCGGCCTCAAATACATATCCGATTCTTCAATCCGCACAAACCCCTCGATTGATGAACCGTCAAACATAAGTTCTCCGTTTAATGCCTTCTCCAGTTGCTCTACAGTAACAGAAACATTTTTCAGCACCCCAAAAATATCGGTAAATTGAAGACGGATAAACTTAACACCGAGTTCCTTAGCCATCTTTAATACTTCATTGTTATCCAGCTTTTCCAACCGCAACTCTTCCCTTCGTTCAGGGCGAAATATTTACAAAAAAAAGCCCCCACTCAGGTAGAATTAATTTACCTGTTATGATGGCCCCGTAGCCTAAATAAGTACGCCCTTGTACTTGTTTATCAACTTGTAGATTATTATAGCATGTTTGTTCGAAAAGAAAAGTATTTTTTAGCGGAAAAATATAACTTCCTGGAAAGCAAAGTCAATCACTAAAACATTGTCAGATAGTTTTCAATTTCCCAGGAGTATATTTGGGTGCGGTACGAATCCCACTCTTTCTTTTTGGCATCAATAAAACGCGTCAAAATATGATCACCCAGAGCATGCTTAATTATTTCATCTTTCTCGAGTTCCCAAAGCGCTTCCTCAAGACTTGCGGGCAGGCTGTCAATACCAAGCTCCCGCCTTCGTTCCGGCGTCAGTTCATAAATATTCATGTTGCACTGCGGCGATGGTTGAATTTGGTTCTCGATACCGTCGAGGCCGGCCGACAGGCAGGCGGCTATAGCCAGGTACGGGTTGCAGGAAGGATCCGGACTCCTGAACTCTATACGTGTTGAAAGTCCCCTCTTGGCAGGCACCCTAATCAGCGGACTTCTGTTGCGCTGTGCCCAGGAGATGTAGACAGGCGCTTCGTAACCCGGAACCAGTCTCTTGTATGAGTTTACCGTTGGGCTTGCCACAGCGGCAATGGCTTTCGCGTGCCGCAGCAGTCCTCCGACATAATAGCGGGCAGAATCACTTAAACCCTCCGGGTCACCCTGGTCAAAAAATATGTTATCGCCGTCTTTGAAGATAGACTGGTGCATATGCATCCCGCTTCCATTTATCCCGAATACCGGTTTGGGCATAAACGTGGCATGCAGGCCGTAGCGCTGTGCAATCGTACGCACTACAAATTTAAAGGTTACTATTTTATCTGCGGCATCCAGCGCATCTGAATACATGAAGTCAATCTCGTGCTGCCCGGGAGCGACTTCATGATGAGAAGTCTCGATTTCAAAACCCATTTCCTCCAGAGTAAGAACCATTGAACGCCGGGCATTTTCACCAAGGTCCGCAGGGCTCATGTCAAAATATCCGGCACGGTCATGGGTCTTAAGAGTGGGATTGCCCTGATCATCCGTATAGAACAGGAAAAATTCGCATTCCGGACCGACTTTCATCGTATAGCCGTTTTCACTTGCCCTGGCGATTGCTTTTCTTAACGCATTACGCGGGCAGCCCTCAAAAGGAGTTCCATCAGGCTGATAAACATCGCAGATCAACCGGGCAACTGCGCCATCTCTGGGTCTCCACGGAAAGATGGCAAAAGTGTTCGGATCCGGGCGCAGGTACATATCTGATTCTTCGATACCAACAAAACCGTGAATTGATGAAGCGTCAAACATCAACTCTCCTTCCAGGGCTTTCTCAAACTGCTCAATGGGAATCGCCATATTCTTTAAAACTCCCAAGACGTCTGTAAACTGAAGACGGATAAATTTCACGCCCTGTTCCCTGGCCAGAGCCATGATATCACTTTTCTTTACAGAGTCCATTCCAATCATCCTTTCTTCATTTTTTCTTAAAAAATAAAAAAGCCTTTTTAAAAGGGCCATCCCTTTCTAAAGGCGCCGTTGCCTCCTTTATGTAAAACCGTTATGGTTTATTTTCTCAGGTTCTGTGTAAGTATAATTGCTTCCGCCACCTGACGCATGGTGACACGGCTGTTCATACTCTGTTTCTGGATTCTTTTGAATGCTTCAGCTTCACTGATGTTCATGGTTTCCATTAAAATTCCCTTTGCCTGCTCGACAAGTTTGCGTGCCGTCAACACTTCTTCCATTTTTTTAATTTTATTTTCAAGAGAAATAATCTCCTGATAATTGGATATTGATATTTCAACGGCAGGCAACAGGTCAGCCTCTTCAACAGGTTTAACCAAAAAAGCGGATACACGGGCAGCTTTCGCTTTTTCCAGAAGAACCTGTGAGTGTGAACCGGCTAAAACAATAACCGG
The nucleotide sequence above comes from Desulfotomaculum sp.. Encoded proteins:
- the glnA gene encoding type I glutamate--ammonia ligase, producing MDSVKKSDIMALAREQGVKFIRLQFTDVLGVLKNMAIPIEQFEKALEGELMFDASSIHGFVGIEESDMYLRPDPNTFAIFPWRPRDGAVARLICDVYQPDGTPFEGCPRNALRKAIARASENGYTMKVGPECEFFLFYTDDQGNPTLKTHDRAGYFDMSPADLGENARRSMVLTLEEMGFEIETSHHEVAPGQHEIDFMYSDALDAADKIVTFKFVVRTIAQRYGLHATFMPKPVFGINGSGMHMHQSIFKDGDNIFFDQGDPEGLSDSARYYVGGLLRHAKAIAAVASPTVNSYKRLVPGYEAPVYISWAQRNRSPLIRVPAKRGLSTRIEFRSPDPSCNPYLAIAACLSAGLDGIENQIQPSPQCNMNIYELTPERRRELGIDSLPASLEEALWELEKDEIIKHALGDHILTRFIDAKKKEWDSYRTQIYSWEIENYLTMF
- the glnA gene encoding type I glutamate--ammonia ligase is translated as MEKLDNNEVLKMAKELGVKFIRLQFTDIFGVLKNVSVTVEQLEKALNGELMFDGSSIEGFVRIEESDMYLRPDPSTFVVFPWRPREGAVARLICDIYTSDEEPFIGDPRFILKKVSQEAKEMGYTMMVGPEAEFYLFHVDSNGQPTTITHDKAGYFDLTPVDLGEDARRDMVLTLEELGYEVEASHHEVGPGQHEIDFKYADALETADRVETFRFVVRTIAQRHGLHATFMPKPIIGLPGSGMHLNQSLMKDGVNVFYESDAPLHLSETCLYYIGGLMNHVQALTAITNPTVNSYKRLISGYEAPVYIAWSSRNRSPLIRVPAKKGQSTRIELRSPDPSCNPYLALAVCLKAGLDGIKNKIKPPQSCDQNIYEMTPQEREKFSIDSLPENLSEALNKLTADQVIVDALGSHVIERFLEAKRIEWERYRIQVHPWELEEYLTKY
- a CDS encoding response regulator translates to MAESRIVIVDADPALRKSIKTMLIKLGYSIVGEAGDGVSAIKLVRSRQPDLLVIGAELTGMDGLEVATIVHEDKIAPVIVLAGSHSQVLLEKAKAARVSAFLVKPVEEADLLPAVEISISNYQEIISLENKIKKMEEVLTARKLVEQAKGILMETMNISEAEAFKRIQKQSMNSRVTMRQVAEAIILTQNLRK